CCGTCGCCAAAAAATCCGCCGGCAGGCAGGGCCGCTCCACGACTTCCTCCCCGCGTTTGTCGGATGCGCCAATCACTCCGCCCATCTTAAAACCGCCGCCGGCCCAGAGGTTGGTGAAGGCTTGCGGCCAATGGTCGCGGCCCGGTTGCAACGTCCCCGCCGGCCCGCTGCCATCGCCGCCGCCCGTGCTGCGGTCGAACGAGATCTTTGGCGTCCGACCAAACTCGCCGGTGACAACCACAAGCACGCGTTGGTCGAGGCCGCGCGCGTAAACATCCTCGATGAGCGCGGAGACGGCGCGGTCGTAATTGCCCATGCGGAAGCGCAGCACGTCGAAGATGTGGTGGTCCACCGCGTGGTCGTCCCACACGCCGGTGCGGCCGCACAGCGGGCCAGTCAACTGGCTGGTGACGATCTCGACACCGGCCTCGACGAGGCGGCGGGCGAGAAGCAACTGCTGGCCCCAGCGGTTGCGCCCGTAGCGGTCGCGTGTGCGGTCGTCTTCCTGGCTGAGGTCGAAGGCGTCGCGGGTGCGCGGGTTGGTGAGGAGCGAGAGCGCTTGCGATTCGAACTGGTCGAGCGCACCGAGTTCGCCCGCGCGGTCGAAGGAGCGTTCCAGCGTGTCGAGGTTTTCACGCAGGGCGGCACGGTGTCCCAGACGACGGGCTTCACCGGGACCACTGAGACCAAGATTCGGCACCTCGAAGCGTGGCTGGCTCGGATCATCGGCGATGGTGAAGGGTGAGTAAGCGTCGCCGAGAAAAGCCGGGCCGGTGTAATCAGGGGTGGAACTGGCGCAGATGTAGTTCGGCAGCGGGTTCGTCCGCCGGCCTTCCTGCGCGCGCAGGTAGTGCGCCACGGACATCCAATCGGGCAGACGCGGCTTGGGCTTGTCGCGCGTGTCGAGGTCGCCGGAGAGGAACTGCATCGAGCCAGCGGGATGGCCGCCCGCGGTTTGCTTCATGCTGCGGATGAGCGTGAACTTGTCGGCCAGCTTGGCTTGCATCGGCAGCAGTTCCGTGATGTGCGTGCCGGGGACGTTGGTGGGTATGGGGTTGAACGGGCCGCGATACGCGCTGCCGCTGTCGGGCTTGGGGTCGTAAGTATCGAGGTGGGTGAGCCCACCGGGGAGCCAAACCATGATGACGGCAGTCTTTTCCTTCCGGGCGGGCGCAGCAGCCTCCGCACGAAGCCGCATGAGGCCGGGCAAACTGAGCGTCGCGAATCCGCTGAGCCCCATGCCCATGAACGCGCGTCGGCTCAACGGGCCGGGGCAGCGAGGGGGATGGGGGCGGGTGGTCACGGGCGATGGAGCACTCGGTTACTCAATCGGTTCGTTTGTTGGAATCAAGCACTTCCACCCGAGTGACATGGTCGAAGTAACAGATGACGAAGCTGGGACCGCCAAGGTTGTGACCGGGCCCGCTGCCCAACACGATGGCTTGGTTCGCTACCATTCCAAAGTCCGGATGGGCCACCGTATAGCTCCGCCCGTCATCCACGCAAACCCGGACGGGGTGGGCGTTGGATTCGCGAATCAAGGCGCGTAGTTCTGATTCATTCATAGGCAAACTCTTCAGGCTGGGTGGAATCGTGTCAAAGGGATATTGGGGGTGGTTGGAGAACTGACCCTATTTCTTGTCCGCTGGCAGCACGCGCACGCGAATCGGTTCCGATACAAGGATGTCCGCGATGTCCTTCGGCGCGGCGTCGGCGGTGGCGGACTTCATCTTGGTCACGGCGGCGGTCTTCGCGGTCTCGGCGGCCTTCAGTTTCTCGGCGGCGGCTTTCGCCGCGAGCTCGGCTTCGGCGCGCTTCTCGGCGGGCGCGGTGTTGACGGCGTCGGCAAGCTTCTTCGCCTCGGCAGCAAGCGTCGCGGCTTCCGATTCCGCCTTCTTCTGCGCAACTTCGGCCAGCACGACTGCGCCGGGGTTGTTGCGATACTTCACCACGTAGCCGCTATAGAGCGCGAGCGTGTGCTCGCCAGGCGCGGGCTTGAGCGTGGCGAGATCCAGCACGAGGTCAGCGGTCTCCGTTTTGGGTGAAACTTCCAACGGCTTGAGGCCGGTGAAGCCGTTGCCGTAGGCGCGCAGGCGAAGCTGTCCGGAAATCTCGCTGCGCCACGCGAGCTTCAGCGGGATGGTGAGCTTCGCATCAGCTTTCGCTTCCCACACTTTGCCCTCGCGCGCAGCGACGCTGATGGGCGCGGGTTCGGCGTCGGTCACAGACACGGGCACATCGGCCATGAGGCGCGGCTGGGGGATTTCGCCGCTCGCATCGCGCACGGGCCACGCCTGCGAGGCGAGGTGGACGGGCCGTTCCATCGCCGCGCCGTTGACTTGCGCGCGACCAAACAACTTGGCGAAACTGAGTGACCGCGGCGCTTTCTCGTCCGCCGAGACAATGAGCTTTCCCTGCGCCTGCCCCACCGGAATCTTGATGCCCGCCGCCGTCACGCCCGTGGGCAGACCGGTCATGCCCAGTTCGATTTCGCCGTCGAAGCCGTCGCGCCGCACGACGGCGACCTCGAAGGCCATGCTCCCGCCGGGGCGCAGCGCGATGGGCTTGGAGACCGCGTTGCGGTCACCGTTGCGCAACTCCATGTGGATGGCCCAGCCGGTGAGCGCAAAGTCCGGCGCCGCCTTGCGCACGATGAGTCGGTAGATGT
The Verrucomicrobiota bacterium genome window above contains:
- a CDS encoding DUF1501 domain-containing protein; amino-acid sequence: MGMGLSGFATLSLPGLMRLRAEAAAPARKEKTAVIMVWLPGGLTHLDTYDPKPDSGSAYRGPFNPIPTNVPGTHITELLPMQAKLADKFTLIRSMKQTAGGHPAGSMQFLSGDLDTRDKPKPRLPDWMSVAHYLRAQEGRRTNPLPNYICASSTPDYTGPAFLGDAYSPFTIADDPSQPRFEVPNLGLSGPGEARRLGHRAALRENLDTLERSFDRAGELGALDQFESQALSLLTNPRTRDAFDLSQEDDRTRDRYGRNRWGQQLLLARRLVEAGVEIVTSQLTGPLCGRTGVWDDHAVDHHIFDVLRFRMGNYDRAVSALIEDVYARGLDQRVLVVVTGEFGRTPKISFDRSTGGGDGSGPAGTLQPGRDHWPQAFTNLWAGGGFKMGGVIGASDKRGEEVVERPCLPADFLATVYHHLGLDWERATIKDFSGRPTHIVSGGALISELNG